In the genome of Segnochrobactrum spirostomi, the window CGTCGTGGTCGTCGGCAAGGGGATGATGGGAGCCGCGGCGGCGCGGCACCTCGCAAACGGAGGAGCCAAGGTCACGTTGGTGGGACCGGACGAGCCTCAGGACCTCGCAACCCATCAGGGCGTCTTCGCCAGCCACTACGACGCGGGCCGGATCACCCGCTCCATCGATGACGATCCCGATTGGTCGCTGCTCGCGCGCCGTTCGATCGAGCGCTATGCGGCGATCGAAGCGGAGAGCGGCATCGCCTTCTATGCCGAGGTCGGGTGCATCATCGCCGCGGACGATTCCGATTATCTTTCGCGCGCCGCCCGGGCCGCCGAAGGCGTGGGCGCACAGGCGGCGCGGCTCGAGGCCGGGCCGTTGGCGACCGCCTTTCCCATGCTGCGCTTTCCGGACGGCTATTGTGGTCTGCACGAAGCCCGGAATGCGGGCCACATCGACCCGAGGGCGCTCGTCCGCGCCCAGACGGCGCTCGCCCGGAGGGCCGGCGCGACCGTCGCACCGGTCGAGATCGAGGCCCTTGTCGACCGCGGGACCCACGTCGAGGCCGTCGCGGTCGGCGGTGATGTCTTCAGAGCCGACAAGGCCATCATCGCGACGGGAGGCCACGCCATCCGGCCGTGGCTGCTTCCCCGTCCGCTCGATCTGACGGTCAAGGCCCGGACCGTCTTCCTCCTGGAAATCGAGGCCGGCGAGCAGGCCCGCTATGACGGCATGCCCTCGGTCATTCAGGTCGCGGCGGACCAGGAGCACAGCTTCTACGCGTTGCCGCCCATCCGCTATCCCGATGGGCGCGTCTTTCTCAAGATCGGCGGCGACCCCCGAGACACGCTGTTGGCGAGCGAGGCGGACATCCGCGCCTGGTTCCGCAGCGGCGGCGATCCCGCCGTCGCCCGTCATCTGGAGCACG includes:
- a CDS encoding NAD(P)/FAD-dependent oxidoreductase, which gives rise to MVAGFDVVVVGKGMMGAAAARHLANGGAKVTLVGPDEPQDLATHQGVFASHYDAGRITRSIDDDPDWSLLARRSIERYAAIEAESGIAFYAEVGCIIAADDSDYLSRAARAAEGVGAQAARLEAGPLATAFPMLRFPDGYCGLHEARNAGHIDPRALVRAQTALARRAGATVAPVEIEALVDRGTHVEAVAVGGDVFRADKAIIATGGHAIRPWLLPRPLDLTVKARTVFLLEIEAGEQARYDGMPSVIQVAADQEHSFYALPPIRYPDGRVFLKIGGDPRDTLLASEADIRAWFRSGGDPAVARHLEHGLRNLLPGLRGRAGTSAACMTTFTRHGYPYIDFADSDRIVVLTGGNGKAAKSSDEIGRLGAILAAGGPLDREGYAANFEAFYF